The following are encoded together in the Candidatus Dormiibacterota bacterium genome:
- a CDS encoding helix-turn-helix transcriptional regulator: MVAPSASWSALGDFIRSQRQLARLSLRQLAELTSVSNPYLSQIERGLYRPSAQVLKSIAEALHLSAETMYAEAGLLDQRVDEAGATPRVEQAIRLDPGLSTDQKETLIQVYRGFLRAR, translated from the coding sequence ATGGTTGCCCCCAGCGCGTCCTGGTCGGCGCTCGGCGACTTCATCCGGTCGCAGCGGCAGCTCGCCCGGCTCTCGCTGCGCCAGCTCGCCGAGCTCACCAGCGTGTCCAACCCGTACCTGAGCCAGATCGAGCGCGGCCTCTACCGCCCCTCGGCACAGGTGCTGAAGAGCATCGCGGAGGCGCTCCACCTCTCCGCCGAGACGATGTACGCGGAGGCGGGGCTGCTCGACCAGCGGGTCGACGAGGCCGGAGCGACGCCACGGGTCGAGCAGGCGATCCGCCTCGATCCTGGGCTGAGCACCGACCAGAAGGAGACGCTCATCCAGGTCTACCGGGGATTCCTCCGCGCCCGTTGA